A region from the Benincasa hispida cultivar B227 chromosome 8, ASM972705v1, whole genome shotgun sequence genome encodes:
- the LOC120083520 gene encoding short-chain dehydrogenase TIC 32 A, chloroplastic-like isoform X1, producing MKETLRYLVGIAGPSGYGSKASAEKVTESFQFSSPFTAIITGATSGIGEETARVLAKRGVRIVMAARDMKKAAKVKERIKRESPEAEILVSEIDLSSLASVRRFCVEFAALGLPLNILINNGGVFSPNLEYSEDKFELTFATNYLGHYLLTELLLDKLIETSKRTGIQGRIINVSSVVHYWVKREDLCFIHLLNPNKYNGTRAYAQSKLACILHAKEVARKLKVIFLLHLLHFLHRINKTAHILRFQPFLQEQDANVTINAVHPGIVKTAIIRAHRGFITDSLFFMASKLLKSIPQGAATTCYVALSPQTQRKTGKYFADCNKTKCSSLANDELTARTLWMQTRALILRELGEPA from the exons ATGAAGGAGACTCTAAGGTATTTAGTTGGAATAGCAGGGCCAAGTGGGTATGGCTCTAAAGCTAGTGCAGAGAAAGTTACCGAAAGTTTTCagttttcttctcctttcactGCCATTATCACTG GGGCAACATCGGGAATTGGAGAAGAAACAGCAAGAGTATTGGCAAAAAGAGGAGTGAGAATAGTAATGGCAGCAAGGGACATGAAGAAGGCAGCAAAAGTGAAAGAGAGGATCAAAAGAGAAAGTCCAGAGGCAGAAATTTTAGTTTCAGAAATAGACCTCAGCTCTCTTGCCTCTGTTAGGAGGTTCTGTGTGGAGTTTGCAGCTTTAGGGCTACCACTCAACATTCTCAT AAACAATGGTGGGGTTTTCTCTCCAAATTTGGAGTATTCTGAAGACAAATTTGAATTGACATTTGCTACTAATTATTTGG GACATTACCTTCTGACAGAACTGCTTTTAGACAAATTGATAGAAACATCAAAGAGAACAGGCATCCAAGGAAGAATTATAAACGTCTCTTCTGTTGTCCACTACTGGGTGAAGAGGGAAGATCTCTGCTTCATTCACTTGCTCAACCCAAACAA ATACAATGGCACGCGTGCTTATGCTCAGTCAAAACTGGCTTGCATTTTACATGCCAAGGAGGTGGCTAGAAAGTTGAAGGTTATCTTCCTTCTTCACCTTCTACATTTCCTACATAGAATTAACAAAACAGCCCACATTCTGAGATTCCAGCCATTTTTACAGGAACAAGATGCCAATGTGACAATTAATGCAGTGCATCCAGGAATTGTAAAGACTGCAATTATCAGAGCACATCGAGGATTTATCACAG ATTCTCTGTTTTTCATGGCATCAAAATTACTAAAATCGATTCCTCAG GGTGCTGCTACAACATGCTATGTGGCTCTAAGCCCACAAACACAAAGAAAAACAGGAAAATATTTCGCAGATTGCAACAAAACTAAGTGTTCATCTCTAGCCAACGACGAGCTAACAGCACGAACGCTATGGATGCAAACTCGTGCCCTAATTCTCAGAGAACTTGGTGAACCAGCTTGA
- the LOC120083520 gene encoding short-chain dehydrogenase TIC 32 A, chloroplastic-like isoform X2, with translation MKETLRYLVGIAGPSGYGSKASAEKVTESFQFSSPFTAIITGATSGIGEETARVLAKRGVRIVMAARDMKKAAKVKERIKRESPEAEILVSEIDLSSLASVRRFCVEFAALGLPLNILINNGGVFSPNLEYSEDKFELTFATNYLGHYLLTELLLDKLIETSKRTGIQGRIINVSSVVHYWVKREDLCFIHLLNPNKYNGTRAYAQSKLACILHAKEVARKLKEQDANVTINAVHPGIVKTAIIRAHRGFITDSLFFMASKLLKSIPQGAATTCYVALSPQTQRKTGKYFADCNKTKCSSLANDELTARTLWMQTRALILRELGEPA, from the exons ATGAAGGAGACTCTAAGGTATTTAGTTGGAATAGCAGGGCCAAGTGGGTATGGCTCTAAAGCTAGTGCAGAGAAAGTTACCGAAAGTTTTCagttttcttctcctttcactGCCATTATCACTG GGGCAACATCGGGAATTGGAGAAGAAACAGCAAGAGTATTGGCAAAAAGAGGAGTGAGAATAGTAATGGCAGCAAGGGACATGAAGAAGGCAGCAAAAGTGAAAGAGAGGATCAAAAGAGAAAGTCCAGAGGCAGAAATTTTAGTTTCAGAAATAGACCTCAGCTCTCTTGCCTCTGTTAGGAGGTTCTGTGTGGAGTTTGCAGCTTTAGGGCTACCACTCAACATTCTCAT AAACAATGGTGGGGTTTTCTCTCCAAATTTGGAGTATTCTGAAGACAAATTTGAATTGACATTTGCTACTAATTATTTGG GACATTACCTTCTGACAGAACTGCTTTTAGACAAATTGATAGAAACATCAAAGAGAACAGGCATCCAAGGAAGAATTATAAACGTCTCTTCTGTTGTCCACTACTGGGTGAAGAGGGAAGATCTCTGCTTCATTCACTTGCTCAACCCAAACAA ATACAATGGCACGCGTGCTTATGCTCAGTCAAAACTGGCTTGCATTTTACATGCCAAGGAGGTGGCTAGAAAGTTGAAG GAACAAGATGCCAATGTGACAATTAATGCAGTGCATCCAGGAATTGTAAAGACTGCAATTATCAGAGCACATCGAGGATTTATCACAG ATTCTCTGTTTTTCATGGCATCAAAATTACTAAAATCGATTCCTCAG GGTGCTGCTACAACATGCTATGTGGCTCTAAGCCCACAAACACAAAGAAAAACAGGAAAATATTTCGCAGATTGCAACAAAACTAAGTGTTCATCTCTAGCCAACGACGAGCTAACAGCACGAACGCTATGGATGCAAACTCGTGCCCTAATTCTCAGAGAACTTGGTGAACCAGCTTGA